The Paracoccus liaowanqingii genome window below encodes:
- a CDS encoding ABC transporter substrate-binding protein, producing MNMKSVLAASTAVMLAGPALAEPTAEVLHWWTSGGEAKSVAVLQEQFAAEGGTWTDMPVAGGGGDAAMTALRARVLSGNAPTAVQLKGPAIQEWYEEVGLADIGPVAEENGWDDVLPAQIAEHMKCEGQWCAAPVNVHRVNWIWGNKQILDEHGIEMPTTWDEFNAAAEKLQTAGVTPLAHGGQNWQDATIFETVVLGLGGPEFYQQALVDLDPEALTSDTMKSVFDEMRVIRGYVDDNFSGRDWNLATAMVMNGEAAFQIMGDWAKGEFLAAGKEPGVDFVCAPTPGEGFLYNVDSFAFFELEGEDKQQGQALLANLIMGPDFQQTFNLNKGSIPARTDVALDGFDDCATQSNADMTADAEAGSLLPSYAHGMALRGAPAGAITDVVTAHFNSDMSSDDAVQQLSDAVANAM from the coding sequence ATGAACATGAAATCCGTGCTGGCGGCCTCGACCGCCGTGATGCTGGCCGGGCCCGCCCTGGCCGAACCCACCGCCGAAGTGCTGCACTGGTGGACCTCGGGCGGCGAGGCGAAATCCGTCGCCGTCCTGCAGGAACAGTTCGCGGCCGAAGGCGGCACCTGGACCGACATGCCCGTCGCGGGCGGCGGCGGCGATGCGGCGATGACCGCGCTGCGCGCCCGCGTGCTGTCGGGCAACGCCCCCACCGCCGTGCAGCTGAAGGGCCCCGCCATCCAGGAATGGTACGAAGAGGTCGGTCTGGCCGACATCGGCCCCGTGGCCGAGGAGAATGGCTGGGACGACGTCCTGCCCGCGCAGATTGCCGAGCACATGAAATGCGAAGGCCAGTGGTGCGCCGCGCCCGTGAACGTCCACCGCGTGAACTGGATCTGGGGCAACAAGCAGATCCTGGACGAGCATGGCATCGAGATGCCGACCACCTGGGACGAGTTCAACGCCGCCGCCGAGAAGCTGCAGACCGCGGGCGTGACGCCCCTGGCCCATGGCGGCCAGAACTGGCAGGACGCGACCATCTTCGAGACCGTCGTGCTGGGCCTGGGCGGGCCGGAATTCTATCAACAGGCGCTGGTCGATCTGGACCCCGAAGCGCTGACCTCGGACACGATGAAGTCGGTCTTCGACGAGATGCGGGTGATCCGCGGCTATGTCGACGACAATTTCTCGGGCCGCGACTGGAACCTGGCCACCGCCATGGTCATGAACGGCGAGGCCGCCTTCCAGATCATGGGGGACTGGGCCAAGGGCGAGTTCCTGGCCGCCGGCAAGGAGCCGGGCGTCGATTTCGTCTGCGCACCGACCCCGGGCGAGGGGTTCCTCTACAACGTCGACAGCTTCGCCTTCTTCGAGCTCGAGGGCGAGGACAAGCAGCAGGGCCAGGCGCTGCTGGCCAACCTGATCATGGGGCCGGACTTCCAGCAGACCTTCAACCTGAACAAGGGCTCGATCCCCGCGCGCACCGACGTGGCGCTGGACGGGTTCGACGACTGCGCCACCCAGTCCAATGCCGACATGACGGCGGATGCCGAGGCGGGCTCGCTGCTGCCCAGCTACGCCCATGGCATGGCGCTCCGCGGCGCGCCGGCCGGTGCGATCACCGACGTGGTGACCGCGCATTTCAACAGCGACATGTCGTCGGACGACGCCGTGCAGCAACTGTCGGACGCCGTCGCCAACGCGATGTGA
- a CDS encoding amino acid ABC transporter substrate-binding protein, which translates to MRKLVVAAALALTTALPATADTIRVGMSGGYFPFTFTRADQLQGFEVDFLNAVAEETGDEVEFVTMSFSGLIGSLESGRIDTIANQITITPDREAAFAFTQPYVYDGAQVVTRAGNEGEVTGPDSLSGRTVAVNLGSNFEQLLRELPNADEIEIRTYESNIEQDTALGRVDAFVMDRVSSAQVIAQSPLPLALAGAPFAEIQNALPFRNDAEGQALRDRVDAAITTLKEDGTLAEISQRWLDADVTQPASE; encoded by the coding sequence ATGCGCAAGCTTGTCGTCGCCGCAGCCCTTGCCCTGACCACCGCCCTTCCCGCCACCGCCGACACGATCCGCGTGGGCATGTCGGGGGGCTATTTCCCCTTCACCTTCACCCGCGCCGATCAGTTGCAGGGCTTTGAGGTGGATTTCTTGAATGCCGTCGCCGAGGAGACCGGGGACGAGGTCGAGTTCGTGACCATGTCCTTTTCCGGGCTGATCGGGTCGCTGGAATCGGGGCGCATCGACACGATCGCCAACCAGATCACCATCACCCCCGACCGCGAGGCCGCCTTCGCCTTCACCCAGCCCTATGTCTATGACGGCGCGCAGGTCGTGACCCGCGCGGGCAACGAGGGCGAGGTGACCGGCCCCGACAGCCTGTCGGGCCGGACGGTGGCCGTGAACCTGGGGTCTAACTTCGAACAGCTGCTGCGCGAGCTGCCCAATGCGGACGAGATCGAGATCCGCACCTATGAAAGCAACATTGAGCAGGACACCGCGCTTGGCCGCGTCGATGCCTTCGTCATGGACCGCGTGTCCTCGGCCCAGGTGATCGCGCAAAGCCCGCTGCCCCTGGCCCTGGCGGGTGCCCCCTTCGCCGAGATCCAGAACGCCCTGCCGTTCCGCAACGATGCCGAGGGACAGGCCCTGCGCGACCGCGTGGACGCCGCCATCACCACGCTGAAGGAGGACGGCACCCTGGCCGAGATCTCGCAGCGCTGGCTGGATGCCGACGTGACCCAGCCCGCGTCCGAGTAA
- a CDS encoding TldD/PmbA family protein: MTADPTDPFRLKHLAEALVQAARKAGADQADALAVDGRAIGIDVRAGGLEQAERSEGIEIGLRVLTGGRQAAVSSSDHGDEAIAQMAQRAVAMAREAPVDDDLGLADPSQLTARRDARHLDIAEEGAEPDPAHLQDMALRAEAAALSAKGISQVEAANASYSHRRMWLAASNGFSGGYARTGHALSVVAITGEGLGMERDYAGESRVYAADLPSPEEIGALAAERTLARAGARRPPTGAFPILFDRRVSASLIGHLLSAVNGAAVARGASWLRRDLGEAVLPPGMDLTEDPLRPRYPSSRPFDAEGLETQARRIVADGVLQGWTLDLATGRKLGMASTAAAARGLASAPAPGHSNVILTPGTHSRQDLIAQMGRGLVVTSMLGASVNGTTGDYSRGAAGFWVENGQIAWPVNECTIAGNLREMLMTLVAADDALPWRAAEVPSLLVGGMTVAGA, from the coding sequence ATGACCGCCGATCCGACCGATCCGTTCCGCCTGAAGCATCTGGCCGAGGCTCTGGTCCAGGCCGCCCGCAAGGCCGGGGCCGATCAGGCGGATGCGCTGGCAGTCGATGGCCGGGCCATCGGCATCGATGTGCGCGCGGGCGGGCTGGAACAGGCCGAACGCTCCGAGGGGATCGAGATCGGGCTGCGCGTTCTGACCGGCGGGCGGCAGGCGGCGGTGTCATCCTCGGATCACGGGGACGAGGCGATCGCGCAGATGGCGCAGCGTGCCGTCGCCATGGCTCGCGAGGCGCCCGTCGACGACGATCTTGGGCTGGCCGATCCGTCACAGCTGACCGCGCGCCGCGACGCGCGCCATCTTGACATCGCCGAGGAAGGCGCCGAGCCAGACCCCGCCCATCTGCAGGACATGGCCCTGCGGGCCGAGGCCGCCGCCCTGTCCGCGAAGGGCATCTCCCAAGTCGAGGCCGCCAATGCCAGCTACAGCCACCGCCGCATGTGGCTGGCGGCGTCGAACGGGTTCTCGGGCGGCTATGCCCGGACCGGGCACGCCCTGTCGGTCGTGGCCATCACCGGCGAGGGGCTGGGGATGGAACGCGACTATGCCGGGGAATCGCGCGTCTATGCCGCCGACCTGCCCAGCCCCGAAGAGATCGGGGCGCTGGCCGCCGAACGCACCCTGGCCCGCGCGGGCGCCCGCAGGCCGCCGACCGGGGCCTTTCCGATCCTCTTCGACCGCCGCGTGTCGGCCTCGCTGATCGGGCATCTGCTGTCGGCGGTGAACGGCGCCGCCGTCGCGCGCGGGGCCAGCTGGCTGCGCCGCGACCTGGGCGAGGCCGTGCTGCCCCCCGGCATGGACCTGACCGAGGATCCGCTGCGCCCGCGCTATCCCTCGTCGCGCCCCTTCGACGCCGAGGGGCTGGAGACGCAGGCCCGCCGGATCGTCGCGGATGGCGTGCTGCAGGGCTGGACGTTGGATCTGGCCACCGGGCGCAAGCTGGGCATGGCCAGCACGGCGGCGGCGGCGCGCGGGCTGGCCTCGGCCCCCGCCCCGGGCCACAGCAACGTCATCCTGACGCCGGGCACGCACAGCCGGCAGGACCTGATCGCGCAGATGGGGCGGGGGCTGGTCGTGACCTCGATGCTGGGGGCCTCGGTCAACGGCACGACGGGGGATTACTCGCGCGGCGCCGCCGGGTTCTGGGTCGAGAACGGCCAGATCGCCTGGCCGGTCAACGAATGCACCATCGCGGGCAACTTGCGCGAGATGCTGATGACGCTGGTCGCTGCCGACGACGCCCTGCCGTGGCGCGCGGCCGAGGTGCCCAGCCTGCTGGTCGGGGGCATGACCGTTGCCGGCGCCTGA
- a CDS encoding enoyl-CoA hydratase/isomerase family protein, whose product MIRSHHDQGLSLLTIDRPDKANSLTAALLRDLHAGVEEARRREARALVLTGTGRVFSAGADLTEAQTGTLATAPEWEALSGALASLPCLTIAALNGTLAGGAFGMALACDIRLAVPGARFFYPVMRLGFLPQPSDPARLVRLVGSSRARMILMGGARIDAAEALAWGLVDRILPEADLHAAALALAADALAATPAHVAAIKAMHGPI is encoded by the coding sequence GTGATCCGCAGCCACCACGATCAGGGCCTGTCCCTGCTGACGATCGACCGTCCCGACAAGGCCAATTCCCTGACCGCCGCCCTGCTGCGCGACTTGCATGCGGGCGTCGAGGAGGCCCGGCGCCGCGAGGCCCGTGCGCTGGTCCTGACCGGGACCGGGCGGGTCTTTTCCGCAGGCGCCGACCTGACCGAGGCGCAGACCGGCACCCTGGCCACCGCCCCCGAATGGGAGGCGCTGTCGGGCGCGCTGGCCAGCCTGCCCTGCCTGACCATCGCGGCGCTGAACGGCACGCTGGCGGGCGGCGCCTTCGGCATGGCGCTGGCCTGCGACATCCGGCTGGCGGTGCCCGGCGCGCGGTTCTTCTATCCGGTGATGCGCTTGGGCTTTCTGCCCCAGCCAAGCGATCCGGCCCGGCTGGTGCGGCTGGTCGGGTCCTCGCGCGCCCGGATGATCCTGATGGGCGGCGCGCGGATCGACGCGGCCGAGGCGCTGGCCTGGGGGCTGGTCGACCGCATCCTGCCCGAGGCCGACCTGCATGCGGCCGCCCTGGCGCTGGCCGCCGACGCGCTGGCCGCCACGCCCGCGCATGTCGCGGCGATCAAGGCGATGCACGGCCCGATCTGA
- a CDS encoding sensor histidine kinase, with translation MSLSDRFSLRVLASLWVGLAMAAGGLAVWLWMASDAAWRGHLDRAYVAGLALADSLDNSSGLPEGIRLVQLRDAPALPPGWRQTVITLTGGGRPDLARGARLSLRIQSPDILYPVAEVQSLGGGSQAAGLASVARTLARFCSDPHLFVQQDSGPWLRVEGAAIWGCDAAPPDRRLWAGAAAVAALAVLLGWVAEVSGAFAAFARALGDHRARTAALPEGGVEELRQTAQAVNAYVAQDRAALENRALVLSGVSHDLGTPATRLRLRSAMIGDADLRARLERDIDEMTAMIDGVLTYTRAEIGAEPFRDLSLTSLAEAVVADYQDVALPVTLRAAPSRPARAGTLFSRTTSRAAPDGHAMLMRGQPTALRRALSNLIDNALKYGREAVVMVGGDADELWMTVTDRGSVLNGEDLARLTGAFQRGENSGALPGVGLGLAIVSTIAAQHGGRLEFDQAPEGLEARMILSRRWA, from the coding sequence GTGAGCCTCAGTGACCGCTTCAGCCTGCGCGTCTTGGCCAGCCTGTGGGTGGGGCTGGCGATGGCGGCGGGGGGGCTCGCGGTCTGGCTGTGGATGGCCAGCGACGCGGCGTGGCGTGGGCATCTGGACCGCGCCTATGTGGCGGGGCTGGCCTTGGCCGACAGCCTGGACAACAGCAGCGGCCTGCCCGAGGGGATCCGGCTGGTGCAGCTGCGCGACGCGCCCGCGCTGCCGCCGGGCTGGCGGCAGACGGTCATCACCCTGACCGGCGGCGGACGCCCCGATCTGGCGCGCGGCGCGCGGCTGTCGCTGCGCATCCAGTCGCCCGACATCCTCTATCCCGTGGCCGAGGTGCAAAGCCTGGGCGGCGGCAGCCAGGCGGCGGGGCTGGCCTCGGTCGCGCGGACGCTGGCGCGGTTCTGCAGCGATCCGCACCTGTTCGTGCAGCAGGATTCCGGGCCGTGGCTGCGGGTCGAGGGCGCGGCGATCTGGGGCTGCGACGCGGCCCCGCCCGACCGCCGCCTGTGGGCCGGGGCGGCGGCCGTGGCGGCGCTGGCCGTGCTGCTGGGCTGGGTGGCCGAGGTCTCGGGCGCCTTCGCGGCCTTCGCCCGCGCCCTGGGCGATCACCGAGCCCGCACCGCCGCCCTGCCCGAGGGCGGGGTCGAGGAGTTGCGCCAGACCGCGCAGGCGGTGAACGCCTATGTCGCGCAGGACCGCGCCGCGCTGGAGAACCGCGCGCTGGTCCTGTCCGGCGTCAGCCATGATCTGGGCACCCCCGCCACCCGGCTGCGCCTGCGTTCCGCGATGATCGGGGATGCCGACCTGCGCGCCCGGCTGGAACGCGACATAGACGAGATGACCGCGATGATCGACGGCGTGCTGACCTATACCCGGGCCGAGATCGGGGCCGAGCCCTTCCGCGACCTGTCCCTGACCTCGCTGGCCGAGGCGGTGGTGGCCGATTACCAGGACGTGGCCCTGCCCGTCACCCTGCGCGCGGCACCCTCGCGCCCCGCCCGCGCGGGCACGCTGTTCTCGCGCACGACCAGCCGGGCCGCGCCCGACGGGCATGCCATGCTGATGCGCGGCCAGCCCACCGCCCTGCGCCGTGCCCTGTCGAACCTGATCGACAACGCCCTGAAATACGGGCGCGAGGCGGTGGTGATGGTCGGCGGGGATGCCGACGAGCTGTGGATGACCGTCACCGACCGCGGCTCGGTCCTCAACGGCGAGGATCTGGCGCGGCTGACCGGCGCCTTCCAGCGCGGCGAAAATTCGGGGGCCCTGCCGGGGGTGGGCTTGGGTCTGGCGATCGTGTCGACCATCGCCGCCCAGCACGGCGGGCGGTTGGAGTTCGACCAGGCCCCCGAGGGGCTGGAGGCGCGGATGATCCTGTCGCGCCGATGGGCGTGA
- a CDS encoding carbohydrate ABC transporter permease, with protein sequence MEWLERNVPKVVLAPSFVAILVFVYGFIAWTAWISFTRSRLMPRYELDGVTQYERLFAAPRWDVAMNNLFLFGGLFIVISMVIGLMLAIFLDQKIRAEGVLRTIYLYPMALSLIVTGTAWKWILNPGLGIQEAVRGWGFENFTFDWLIQPDMAIYTVVLAAVWQASGFVMALFLAGLRSVDSEIIRAAQVDGIPTHRIYSAIIIPTMAPIFLSAFIVLAHLAIKAFDLVIALTGGGPGYATDLPATYMYAMAFSRGDLGQAASSAMIMMMVIFAIVVPYLYSELRPRRDQ encoded by the coding sequence ATGGAATGGCTTGAACGCAACGTGCCCAAGGTCGTCTTGGCGCCGTCCTTCGTGGCGATCCTGGTCTTCGTCTACGGCTTCATCGCCTGGACGGCCTGGATCAGCTTCACCCGCTCGCGGCTGATGCCGCGCTACGAGCTGGACGGGGTGACGCAATACGAACGCCTGTTCGCCGCGCCGCGATGGGACGTGGCGATGAACAACCTGTTCCTCTTCGGCGGGCTGTTCATCGTGATCTCGATGGTGATCGGGCTGATGCTGGCGATCTTCCTGGATCAGAAGATCCGGGCCGAGGGCGTGCTGCGCACCATCTATCTGTATCCCATGGCCCTGTCGCTGATCGTCACCGGTACCGCGTGGAAATGGATCCTGAACCCCGGTCTGGGCATCCAGGAGGCCGTGCGGGGCTGGGGGTTCGAGAATTTCACCTTCGACTGGCTGATCCAGCCGGACATGGCGATCTATACCGTCGTTCTGGCCGCCGTCTGGCAGGCCTCGGGCTTTGTGATGGCCCTGTTTCTGGCCGGTCTGCGGTCGGTCGACAGCGAGATCATCCGCGCCGCCCAGGTGGACGGCATCCCCACCCACCGCATCTATTCCGCGATCATCATCCCGACGATGGCGCCGATCTTCCTGTCGGCCTTCATCGTGCTGGCGCATCTGGCCATCAAGGCCTTCGATCTGGTCATCGCGCTGACCGGCGGCGGGCCCGGCTATGCCACCGACCTGCCCGCGACCTACATGTATGCGATGGCCTTCTCGCGCGGCGATCTGGGGCAGGCGGCGTCCAGCGCCATGATCATGATGATGGTCATCTTCGCCATCGTCGTCCCCTATCTTTACAGTGAATTGAGGCCGCGCCGTGACCAGTAA
- a CDS encoding response regulator transcription factor — protein sequence MSLHRLLLVEDDADMAAMLAAYLQRQGFHVARAADRVGALAALAGARVDLILMDVSLGDDNGVAICAEIREAQDVPIIMVSALSADHQRMAGYEVGADDYIAKPFNPELLLARIRAVLRRAGRAPSLSHRRRDSLLTFGGWRYDARRDEVTAPGGWQVSLSSRETALLRVFLANPLIPLTREEIAAALDDDEAADKASGGRAIDMLVGRLRHKTEAGLIRTERGTGYVLTTEVTREPQ from the coding sequence ATGAGCCTGCACCGCCTGCTGCTGGTCGAGGACGACGCCGACATGGCCGCCATGCTGGCCGCCTATCTGCAGCGTCAGGGCTTTCACGTGGCCCGCGCCGCCGACCGGGTGGGCGCGCTGGCGGCGCTGGCGGGCGCGCGGGTCGATCTGATCCTGATGGACGTGTCCCTGGGCGACGACAACGGCGTCGCCATCTGCGCCGAGATCCGCGAGGCGCAGGACGTGCCGATCATCATGGTCAGTGCCCTGTCGGCCGATCACCAGCGCATGGCGGGCTACGAGGTTGGCGCCGACGACTACATCGCCAAGCCCTTCAACCCCGAGCTGCTGCTGGCGCGCATCCGCGCCGTGCTGCGCCGGGCGGGCCGCGCGCCCAGCCTGTCGCATCGGCGCCGCGACAGCCTGCTGACCTTCGGCGGCTGGCGCTATGACGCGCGGCGCGACGAGGTGACGGCGCCCGGCGGCTGGCAGGTGTCGCTGTCCTCGCGCGAGACCGCCCTGCTGCGGGTGTTTCTGGCCAACCCCCTGATTCCCCTGACGCGCGAGGAGATCGCCGCCGCGCTGGACGACGACGAGGCCGCCGACAAGGCGTCGGGGGGCCGCGCCATCGACATGCTGGTGGGCCGGTTGCGCCACAAGACCGAGGCCGGGCTGATCCGGACCGAGCGCGGAACCGGCTATGTCCTGACGACCGAGGTCACGCGTGAGCCTCAGTGA
- a CDS encoding amino acid ABC transporter permease: MRPLDTAYMWDLVPVIAGYVPLTMFMAIVAMVGALTLGAALAIVRVLRIPVLDRFVAVFISFFRATPLLVQLFLFYFGLPQVMPALTGIDGVTAAIIGLTLHFSAYMAESIRGAILGVDRSQWEAAQSVGMTRGQVLRRIILPQGARTAAPTLMNYFIDMIKGTSLAFTLGVTEMMGAAQKEAAGSFLYLEAFLVVALFYWVIVETLSIGQRRLEISLGKAVAR, from the coding sequence ATGCGGCCTCTGGACACCGCCTACATGTGGGACCTGGTCCCGGTCATCGCGGGCTATGTGCCGCTGACGATGTTCATGGCGATCGTGGCCATGGTGGGCGCGCTGACCCTGGGGGCCGCGCTGGCCATCGTCCGGGTCCTGCGCATTCCGGTGCTGGACCGCTTCGTGGCGGTGTTCATCAGCTTCTTCCGCGCCACCCCGCTGCTGGTGCAGCTGTTCCTGTTCTATTTCGGCCTGCCGCAGGTGATGCCCGCGCTGACCGGGATCGACGGCGTGACGGCGGCGATCATCGGGCTGACGCTGCATTTCTCGGCCTACATGGCGGAAAGCATCCGGGGCGCGATCCTGGGCGTGGACCGCAGCCAGTGGGAGGCCGCGCAATCCGTGGGCATGACCCGGGGCCAGGTGCTGCGCCGCATCATCCTGCCGCAGGGCGCGCGCACGGCGGCACCGACGCTGATGAACTATTTCATCGACATGATCAAAGGCACCTCGCTGGCCTTCACCTTGGGGGTGACCGAGATGATGGGCGCCGCCCAGAAGGAGGCCGCCGGCAGCTTTCTTTATCTGGAGGCGTTCCTCGTGGTGGCGCTCTTCTACTGGGTCATCGTCGAGACGCTGTCGATCGGGCAGCGGCGGCTTGAGATCAGTCTGGGAAAGGCGGTGGCACGATGA
- a CDS encoding carbohydrate ABC transporter permease gives MTSKTLLRWGLYGILILFALFYLMPLFVMLTTSLKSLEEIRTGSLLALPRDITFAPWAEAWSTACAGTQCEGLRPFFWNSVLMAVPAVMISTVIGALNGYVFAQWKFRGANLLFAAILFGCFIPFQVVLLPMAQMLGLMGLAGTIPGLIFVHVIYGLGFTTLFFRNYYVTIPQELVRAAKVDGAGFFRIFWSIFLPISLPIITVSVIWQFTQIWNDFLFGVSFSGAGSQPVTVALNNIVNSTTGVKAYNVDMAAAIIAALPTLLVYVVAGKYFIRGLTAGSVKG, from the coding sequence GTGACCAGTAAGACCCTGCTGCGTTGGGGCCTCTACGGGATCCTGATCCTGTTCGCCCTGTTCTACCTGATGCCCTTGTTCGTCATGCTGACGACCTCGCTGAAAAGCCTCGAGGAGATCCGCACCGGCAGCCTTCTGGCGCTGCCGCGCGACATCACCTTCGCCCCCTGGGCCGAGGCCTGGTCCACCGCCTGCGCCGGCACCCAGTGCGAGGGGCTGCGGCCGTTCTTCTGGAACTCGGTCCTGATGGCCGTGCCGGCGGTGATGATCTCGACCGTGATCGGCGCCCTGAACGGCTATGTCTTCGCGCAGTGGAAGTTCCGGGGCGCGAACCTGCTCTTCGCCGCGATCCTCTTCGGCTGCTTCATCCCGTTCCAGGTGGTGCTGCTGCCCATGGCGCAGATGCTGGGCCTGATGGGGCTGGCAGGCACGATCCCGGGGCTGATCTTCGTCCACGTGATCTATGGCCTGGGCTTCACCACGCTGTTCTTCCGCAACTACTATGTCACCATCCCGCAGGAACTGGTCCGCGCGGCCAAGGTCGACGGGGCGGGGTTCTTCCGCATCTTCTGGTCGATCTTCCTGCCCATCTCGCTGCCGATCATCACCGTGTCGGTCATCTGGCAGTTCACGCAGATCTGGAACGACTTCCTGTTCGGCGTCAGCTTCAGCGGGGCCGGATCGCAGCCCGTGACCGTCGCGCTGAACAACATCGTCAACTCCACCACCGGCGTGAAGGCCTACAACGTGGACATGGCCGCGGCGATCATCGCCGCCCTGCCCACGCTGCTGGTCTATGTCGTCGCCGGCAAGTATTTCATCCGCGGCCTGACCGCCGGCAGCGTCAAGGGATAA
- a CDS encoding 3'(2'),5'-bisphosphate nucleotidase CysQ codes for MPAPEVDLALLAEAARDAGRIALRYWRRDPRAWDKGGDAGPVTEADLAVNDALEARLMGARADYGWLSEESEADPARLDARRCFIIDPIDGTRAFIDGQEGFSHSLAVAEGDRIIAAVVHLPVLDLTYTAVADGPALLNGVPIAPTGADIDGATVLTYRAVTEAANWRGVLPPFRREFRSSLAWRLCLAAEGRFDAALSLRAAWEWDIAAGSLIAERAGAAVSDRRGQPMRFNSPRAQVDGLIVAGDRLHGQLLAALA; via the coding sequence TTGCCGGCGCCTGAGGTCGATCTGGCCCTGCTGGCCGAGGCCGCCCGCGATGCCGGGCGGATCGCCCTGCGCTATTGGCGGCGCGATCCCCGGGCCTGGGACAAGGGCGGCGATGCCGGCCCGGTGACCGAGGCCGATCTGGCCGTCAACGACGCGCTGGAGGCCCGGCTGATGGGCGCGCGCGCCGATTACGGCTGGCTGTCCGAGGAAAGCGAGGCCGATCCGGCGCGGCTGGATGCGCGGCGCTGCTTCATCATCGATCCCATCGACGGCACCCGCGCCTTCATCGACGGGCAGGAGGGATTCTCCCATTCGCTGGCCGTGGCCGAGGGCGACCGCATCATCGCCGCCGTCGTCCATCTGCCGGTGCTGGACCTGACCTATACCGCCGTCGCGGACGGCCCGGCGCTGCTGAACGGCGTCCCCATCGCGCCGACCGGAGCCGATATCGATGGCGCCACCGTGCTGACCTATCGCGCCGTGACCGAGGCTGCGAACTGGCGCGGCGTACTGCCGCCCTTCCGGCGCGAGTTCCGGTCCTCTCTGGCATGGCGGCTGTGCCTGGCGGCCGAGGGGCGCTTCGACGCCGCCCTGTCACTGCGCGCGGCCTGGGAATGGGACATCGCGGCGGGCAGCCTGATCGCGGAACGCGCGGGCGCCGCGGTCAGCGATCGGCGCGGCCAGCCGATGCGCTTCAACAGCCCGCGCGCGCAGGTGGACGGGCTGATCGTCGCGGGCGACCGGCTGCACGGCCAGCTGCTGGCCGCGCTGGCCTGA
- a CDS encoding amino acid ABC transporter ATP-binding protein — MSCEIEITGLVKRFGTNTVLDGIDLCLQPGERVAIIGPSGTGKSTLLRCLNYLDRPEEGVIRVGDLTVDAARARNADVLALRRRTGFVFQNYALFANKTARANITEGLTTVRGWPRDKAQARADDILAQIGLADRGDSYPAALSGGQQQRVGIGRAMALDADLLLFDEPTSALDPEWVGEVLDLIRRIADGRQTMMIVTHEMQFAREIADRVVFMEGGRIVEQGPPEQLFGRAQDDRTRAFLRRVG; from the coding sequence ATGAGCTGCGAGATCGAGATCACCGGCCTGGTCAAGCGCTTCGGCACCAATACGGTGCTGGACGGTATCGACCTGTGCCTGCAGCCCGGCGAACGGGTGGCGATCATCGGCCCCTCGGGGACCGGCAAGTCGACGCTGCTGCGCTGCCTGAACTATTTGGACCGCCCCGAGGAAGGGGTGATCCGCGTGGGCGACCTGACCGTCGATGCGGCGCGGGCCAGGAATGCCGATGTGCTGGCCCTGCGGCGCCGGACGGGCTTCGTCTTCCAGAACTATGCGCTGTTCGCCAACAAGACGGCGCGGGCCAATATCACCGAAGGACTGACGACCGTGCGCGGCTGGCCCAGGGACAAGGCGCAGGCGCGGGCCGACGACATCCTTGCGCAGATCGGGCTGGCCGATCGGGGCGACAGCTATCCCGCCGCCCTGTCCGGCGGTCAGCAGCAGCGGGTGGGAATCGGGCGCGCCATGGCGCTGGACGCCGACCTGCTGCTGTTCGACGAGCCGACCAGCGCGCTGGACCCGGAATGGGTGGGCGAGGTGCTGGACCTGATCCGGCGCATCGCGGACGGACGCCAGACCATGATGATCGTCACGCACGAGATGCAGTTCGCCCGCGAGATCGCGGACCGCGTGGTGTTCATGGAGGGAGGGCGGATCGTCGAGCAGGGGCCGCCCGAACAGCTGTTCGGGCGCGCGCAGGACGACCGGACGCGGGCCTTCCTGCGCCGGGTCGGCTGA